In one window of Deinococcus apachensis DSM 19763 DNA:
- a CDS encoding redoxin domain-containing protein: protein MREDIQPGAIFPDYELPDQTGVKRKLSFLQGRDPMILMLGRGVYCPKDRQQLMELVRFSAQCDVGFTRIVTITAESLILSNDLRLGVGAHWPFLHDPERILQQDLGIQEYTDPHNNPMIPHTFVLEPGLRIYKIYNGYWYWGRPSTAELHQDLRSITQRIRPDYQIDTPEMRAKWERGEKADFYPYGQSMRQVFIRMAGAVAQFDDSEPIRP from the coding sequence ATGCGCGAGGACATCCAGCCAGGAGCAATCTTTCCCGACTACGAGCTGCCCGACCAGACCGGGGTGAAGCGCAAGCTCTCCTTCCTGCAGGGCCGTGACCCCATGATCCTGATGCTGGGCCGGGGCGTGTACTGCCCCAAGGACCGCCAGCAGCTCATGGAACTCGTCCGCTTCTCCGCCCAGTGTGATGTGGGCTTCACCCGCATCGTGACCATCACGGCCGAGAGCCTGATCCTCAGCAACGACCTGCGGCTGGGGGTGGGCGCCCACTGGCCCTTCCTGCACGACCCGGAGCGCATCTTGCAGCAGGACCTGGGCATCCAGGAGTACACCGACCCGCACAACAACCCGATGATCCCGCACACTTTCGTGCTGGAACCGGGGCTGAGGATCTACAAGATCTACAACGGGTACTGGTACTGGGGCCGGCCCTCGACGGCGGAGTTGCACCAGGATTTGCGGAGCATCACCCAGCGCATCCGGCCGGACTACCAGATCGACACGCCGGAGATGCGGGCGAAGTGGGAGCGGGGGGAGAAGGCGGACTTCTATCCGTACGGGCAGAGCATGCGCCAGGTCTTCATCCGCATGGCCGGGGCCGTCGCCCAGTTCGACGACTCTGAGCCTATTCGACCGTAG
- a CDS encoding alcohol dehydrogenase catalytic domain-containing protein, which yields MKAMVIRKFGGPEVLHLERRSRPKPAPHEVLVRVQAADVNAVDCATRRGFGSGAAVLTFPAILGWAFSGVVDTLGVNVTRFRRGDLVYGMAGSPQRSGAYAEYISVPMLDVAFKPRNISHAAAATVPAEALAVIQGLDTLHLNPGAHLAIISTSARVVTLAALLAGEQGLRVVGPAEGGLMLDGALLIGGGSLEPTLRVLKPGARIVELLNGLSSGPPHPQVTSLQIHPGGFQLEYVTQLIEQGLWQVDVDETFPLAAAVQAHRLHEQQPSALNIALTIS from the coding sequence ATGAAGGCCATGGTGATTCGTAAGTTCGGGGGGCCGGAAGTGCTTCACCTGGAGCGGCGCTCCAGGCCCAAACCCGCCCCGCACGAGGTGCTCGTGCGTGTCCAGGCGGCGGATGTGAACGCCGTGGACTGCGCGACGCGCCGAGGGTTCGGTTCAGGGGCCGCGGTGCTGACGTTTCCGGCCATCCTCGGGTGGGCGTTCTCAGGCGTGGTCGACACCCTGGGCGTGAACGTCACGCGTTTCCGCCGGGGCGACCTCGTGTACGGCATGGCTGGCTCTCCGCAGAGATCTGGGGCGTACGCGGAGTACATCAGCGTCCCCATGCTGGACGTGGCATTCAAACCCAGGAACATCTCCCACGCCGCGGCCGCTACTGTTCCCGCCGAAGCGCTCGCCGTCATACAGGGCTTGGATACCTTGCACCTCAACCCCGGAGCGCACCTGGCGATCATCTCGACATCGGCCCGTGTCGTCACCCTCGCCGCGCTCCTCGCTGGCGAGCAGGGTCTTCGCGTCGTCGGCCCGGCTGAGGGGGGCTTGATGTTGGACGGCGCGCTCCTGATCGGAGGAGGTTCCCTTGAACCCACGCTTCGCGTTTTGAAGCCCGGCGCGCGCATCGTGGAGCTCTTGAACGGCCTTTCGTCCGGTCCACCGCACCCGCAGGTCACTTCCCTTCAGATTCACCCTGGTGGCTTTCAACTGGAATATGTGACGCAACTGATCGAGCAGGGACTATGGCAAGTCGACGTGGACGAAACGTTTCCCCTCGCTGCCGCAGTGCAGGCGCACCGACTGCATGAACAACAGCCCTCAGCCCTCAACATTGCCCTTACCATCTCCTGA
- a CDS encoding alpha/beta fold hydrolase — MTQNTATDKPTVVLVHGAFAESASWNDVVSTLLGAGYPAVALANPLRGVKYDSDYLAGFLKTVQGSVVLVGHSYGGAVITAAVSDASKVKALVYVDAFAPEQGETPGDLTARFPGSTLVPTLAPPIPLGDGTNDLYIKQTDYRAQFCADVPEAQAAQMAVTQRPIVDRAFTEKAGPNPAWKAIPSWFIFGELDKNIPPAAHRFMAGRAKARETVEVKGASHVAGVSHPGTVAAMILRAAQTVTAPTMAAQTTG, encoded by the coding sequence ATGACCCAGAACACCGCAACCGACAAGCCCACCGTCGTCCTCGTCCACGGCGCGTTCGCCGAATCGGCCAGTTGGAATGACGTCGTGAGTACGCTGCTGGGCGCCGGTTACCCGGCCGTGGCCCTTGCCAACCCCCTGCGGGGTGTCAAGTACGACTCGGACTACCTCGCTGGCTTCCTGAAAACCGTCCAGGGTTCCGTCGTGCTGGTGGGCCACTCCTACGGCGGTGCGGTGATCACCGCCGCGGTCTCGGACGCGTCCAAGGTGAAGGCCCTCGTCTACGTCGATGCCTTCGCGCCCGAACAGGGTGAGACCCCAGGCGACTTGACCGCGCGCTTCCCGGGCAGCACCCTCGTGCCGACGCTCGCCCCGCCGATCCCCCTGGGCGACGGGACCAACGACCTGTACATCAAGCAGACCGATTACCGCGCGCAGTTCTGCGCGGACGTGCCGGAAGCCCAGGCGGCGCAGATGGCCGTCACCCAGCGGCCCATCGTGGACCGGGCGTTCACTGAGAAGGCGGGCCCCAATCCGGCGTGGAAGGCCATTCCGTCGTGGTTCATCTTCGGGGAACTCGACAAGAACATTCCGCCCGCAGCCCACCGCTTCATGGCCGGGCGGGCCAAGGCCAGGGAAACGGTCGAGGTCAAGGGCGCTTCCCACGTGGCCGGGGTTTCGCACCCCGGTACGGTGGCGGCCATGATCCTGCGGGCGGCGCAGACCGTGACAGCCCCAACCATGGCGGCCCAAACTACAGGCTAG
- a CDS encoding alpha/beta hydrolase: MTSSIQTEARSNAQLRPLESTTQQFIDALAYARQLAAAGVRTTMVRYLGTIHDFMRLNALRETPAQREAVRQAGAAMKRALQ; the protein is encoded by the coding sequence ATGACGTCCAGCATCCAGACTGAAGCCCGCTCTAACGCGCAACTCAGGCCCTTGGAGAGCACCACACAGCAGTTCATTGATGCACTCGCTTATGCACGCCAACTTGCAGCAGCGGGCGTACGCACCACGATGGTTCGGTACCTCGGCACCATTCACGACTTCATGAGGCTGAACGCCTTGAGGGAAACGCCTGCCCAGCGGGAAGCCGTCCGGCAGGCTGGCGCAGCCATGAAACGAGCGCTTCAGTGA
- a CDS encoding LuxR C-terminal-related transcriptional regulator translates to MFKLEPLLDVKLRAPRVASPTVPRLRLIEQLCEGLDRKLTLIKAPPGFGKTTAASAWAEALHDRLDARPTRVVWVSLDEYDNNPVQFWRYALTAIDRCLPGRAARALEVLTRSAYPPLEDILTLLINAVIHENQRVVLMLDDYHHVTDPVTTRSLAFLLEHLPLSLHLALLTRAEPSFSLARLRANRHVNELGLEDLRCTPQETQALLECVSGQPIDPATAHELHLRTEGWPVGLQLLAISLQGRREVAEVLKDLRGSHHNVFTYLMDEVLRQQPGEVQHFLLHSALLECLSAPLCDAVLERHDSERMLNELERNQLFLLALDGQRAWFRYHTLFREALLSRLNQQPAVLHQALHDRASLWFAEHGDTFSAVAHALQAGRFERAVALLATVPAPQLMESSLMPKLLRWFEQIPTDLIFSHNALWCPYVNALIYSGQHHAVRTWLRTLEDRVKSLQQHSGLPMMTAEDRGLTLGFIAAYQAILAGLAGDEPRTRALADEASRLLPEEGFPNRTLAVYAHSLAALINGQLLLAHGLSTRAALMAEQNGQIGVGLLFNLTAALYRYMSGQPRDAWRFLEDLARPGMPPLNVASVGYSSVLRGLLLLERNELDAALEAVEQGIHLAEHRCYTSVAEFGLVVLAHVQVARGEYDSASLVIERISQIAGHRVSTFQHTLWLTPLQVRLWLLTGQLSTARIWADSQERAPHPTSVMVRERLDLTRARVLLALHQPERVLDLLEPVVTHAVQQGRGEHVLEARMLQAGAHHQRGALPDALDAVTLAVRQGEPQGYVRRFLNEGSGMAELLALLQRERARDVPAAYLTALLGAFQPTTPTPAPASPEMHVGAHHPLPLTAREMDVLALLARGLSNDDIARHLDLSLHTVKSHVHNLSSKLHSKNRTQTVAKARSLGYIPPEP, encoded by the coding sequence ATGTTCAAGTTAGAACCTCTACTGGACGTGAAGCTCCGCGCGCCGAGGGTGGCGTCACCGACCGTGCCGCGCCTGCGACTCATCGAGCAGTTGTGCGAGGGGCTAGACCGGAAGTTGACGTTGATCAAGGCACCGCCTGGCTTTGGGAAAACCACCGCTGCTTCCGCCTGGGCGGAAGCATTGCACGACCGTCTGGACGCCCGCCCAACCCGCGTCGTGTGGGTGTCTCTCGACGAGTACGACAACAATCCCGTGCAGTTCTGGCGGTACGCACTGACGGCCATCGACCGTTGTCTGCCGGGAAGAGCCGCTCGAGCCCTGGAAGTACTCACCCGGTCCGCGTACCCACCCCTTGAGGACATCCTGACGCTGCTGATCAACGCAGTCATCCATGAGAATCAACGGGTGGTGCTGATGCTCGACGATTACCACCACGTCACGGACCCGGTCACCACCCGGTCGCTGGCGTTCTTGCTCGAGCATTTGCCCCTGTCATTGCATCTCGCGCTGCTTACTCGCGCGGAACCGTCCTTCTCGCTCGCACGGCTCAGAGCGAACCGACACGTCAACGAGCTCGGACTCGAGGACTTGCGCTGCACGCCGCAGGAAACGCAGGCGCTGCTCGAGTGCGTTTCTGGCCAGCCAATTGACCCAGCCACCGCTCATGAGCTTCACTTGCGGACTGAGGGCTGGCCGGTGGGTCTTCAACTGCTGGCGATTTCATTGCAAGGTCGGCGTGAAGTTGCCGAGGTGCTCAAGGACCTCCGCGGTTCGCACCACAATGTGTTCACTTACCTGATGGATGAGGTGCTCCGGCAACAACCCGGGGAGGTACAACATTTCCTGCTGCACTCCGCGTTGCTCGAATGCCTCAGCGCTCCACTGTGCGACGCCGTGCTGGAACGCCACGACAGCGAGCGCATGCTGAACGAACTGGAACGCAACCAGCTGTTCCTGCTCGCCTTGGATGGGCAGCGCGCCTGGTTTCGCTACCACACCTTGTTCCGGGAGGCGTTGCTGAGCCGGTTGAACCAACAACCGGCAGTGCTCCACCAGGCGCTGCACGACCGGGCCAGCCTCTGGTTTGCCGAACACGGCGACACGTTCTCGGCCGTGGCTCATGCCCTGCAGGCGGGGCGTTTCGAGCGCGCCGTGGCCTTGCTCGCGACCGTACCTGCACCACAACTTATGGAGTCCTCGTTGATGCCCAAGCTGCTCCGGTGGTTTGAGCAGATCCCAACGGACCTGATCTTCAGCCACAACGCACTGTGGTGTCCGTACGTGAACGCCCTGATTTACAGCGGCCAGCATCATGCCGTGCGGACCTGGCTGCGCACGCTGGAAGACCGCGTAAAGTCTCTGCAACAGCATTCCGGCCTCCCCATGATGACTGCCGAGGACCGGGGCCTGACCCTGGGGTTCATCGCCGCATACCAAGCGATCCTGGCCGGCCTTGCCGGGGATGAACCACGGACCCGGGCGTTGGCGGACGAAGCTTCACGCCTGCTGCCCGAGGAGGGCTTTCCGAACCGCACCCTGGCCGTGTACGCCCACAGCCTGGCAGCCCTGATCAACGGCCAGTTGCTGCTCGCGCACGGCCTGTCCACTCGTGCAGCGCTCATGGCGGAGCAGAACGGGCAGATCGGAGTTGGGCTGCTGTTCAACCTGACTGCGGCGCTCTACCGGTACATGAGCGGTCAACCGCGAGATGCGTGGCGTTTCCTGGAGGATTTGGCGCGCCCGGGCATGCCACCTCTCAACGTCGCTTCCGTTGGGTACTCCAGTGTGCTCCGGGGCCTGCTGCTGTTGGAACGAAACGAGCTGGACGCTGCGCTCGAGGCAGTGGAGCAGGGGATTCACCTGGCCGAGCACCGCTGCTACACCAGCGTCGCGGAATTCGGCTTGGTCGTGCTTGCGCATGTGCAGGTCGCGCGCGGCGAGTATGACTCCGCGAGCCTCGTTATCGAGCGCATCTCGCAGATCGCGGGCCACCGGGTTAGCACGTTTCAGCACACGTTGTGGCTGACCCCCCTGCAAGTTCGCCTGTGGCTCCTGACCGGCCAGTTGTCCACCGCGCGAATATGGGCGGACAGCCAGGAACGGGCCCCGCATCCCACATCCGTGATGGTCCGCGAACGCCTTGATCTCACTCGGGCGCGGGTCCTGCTGGCTCTCCACCAGCCTGAACGTGTGCTGGACCTGCTCGAACCGGTCGTGACTCACGCCGTTCAGCAGGGCCGAGGAGAGCATGTGCTGGAGGCGCGCATGCTTCAAGCCGGGGCACACCACCAGCGCGGCGCCCTCCCAGATGCACTTGATGCAGTGACGCTGGCCGTCCGACAAGGCGAGCCTCAGGGATACGTCCGCCGATTCCTGAACGAAGGATCGGGCATGGCCGAACTGCTCGCGCTCCTGCAGCGGGAGCGCGCCCGGGACGTCCCAGCGGCGTACCTCACGGCACTGCTGGGAGCCTTCCAGCCGACGACACCGACTCCAGCCCCGGCAAGCCCGGAGATGCACGTCGGGGCGCATCATCCCCTCCCCCTGACTGCCCGTGAAATGGACGTCCTCGCCTTGTTGGCGCGCGGACTGTCGAACGACGACATCGCCCGTCACCTTGACCTGAGCCTCCACACCGTGAAAAGTCATGTGCACAACCTGTCGTCCAAGCTCCATTCCAAGAACCGAACGCAAACGGTGGCCAAGGCTCGCAGCCTTGGTTACATCCCCCCGGAGCCCTGA